One genomic region from Amycolatopsis sp. FBCC-B4732 encodes:
- a CDS encoding ketopantoate reductase family protein: MKILMFGRGVIATVYGWALQRAGHDVEFYVRPGRAATYGDTVELDLSDLRRRVWGQRVTEKWPVRYREALEPGHDFDLIVLSVPHHRLEEATAFLAPRLGQATVLVFGNIWTEPPAAIGALPADRIAWGFPQAGGGFDAGGVLRGMLMRSVVFGTLGEPPTDRELAARQAFREAGLRIKERPDFRGWLWVHFASDAGLLSQGLRVGSLSKLAGSRRDLREGLLAARELLPLLEARGVDLRRHRGGVLLFRAPTWLTAPVLAWLTAHVEPARVSMAAHSDPEAEEPREVCRDTLTEARRLGIPVPRLEAAEPNFAR; encoded by the coding sequence GTGAAGATCCTGATGTTCGGCCGAGGCGTGATCGCCACCGTTTACGGCTGGGCCCTCCAACGGGCGGGGCACGACGTCGAGTTCTACGTCCGGCCAGGCCGCGCGGCGACGTACGGGGACACGGTGGAGCTCGACCTGAGCGACCTGCGGCGCCGGGTGTGGGGGCAGCGCGTCACCGAGAAGTGGCCGGTGCGCTACCGCGAGGCCCTGGAGCCCGGCCACGACTTCGACCTGATCGTGCTCAGCGTGCCGCACCACCGCCTCGAGGAGGCAACGGCCTTCCTGGCCCCGCGCCTCGGCCAGGCCACGGTTCTGGTCTTCGGCAACATCTGGACGGAGCCCCCGGCCGCGATCGGCGCACTTCCGGCCGACCGCATCGCATGGGGCTTCCCTCAGGCCGGCGGCGGCTTCGACGCGGGAGGAGTGCTCCGTGGAATGCTGATGCGTTCGGTCGTCTTCGGCACGCTCGGCGAACCCCCGACCGACCGAGAACTGGCGGCGCGCCAGGCATTCCGCGAGGCCGGACTCCGCATCAAGGAACGCCCCGACTTCCGCGGCTGGCTGTGGGTCCACTTCGCGTCGGACGCGGGCCTGCTCTCACAGGGGCTGCGAGTGGGGTCTCTGTCCAAACTGGCCGGGTCGAGGAGAGACTTGCGCGAGGGACTGCTGGCGGCCCGCGAGCTGCTGCCACTCCTCGAGGCACGCGGCGTCGACTTACGCCGTCACCGGGGCGGGGTGCTGCTGTTCCGGGCACCCACCTGGCTGACAGCTCCGGTGCTCGCCTGGCTCACCGCTCACGTCGAGCCGGCGCGCGTGAGTATGGCGGCGCACTCCGACCCCGAGGCCGAGGAGCCACGCGAGGTCTGCCGGGACACACTGACCGAAGCACGACGGTTGGGCATTCCGGTACCACGGCTGGAAGCGGCGGAACCGAACTTCGCCCGGTAG